In Flexistipes sp., the DNA window TTATCTGTGCGGTCCTCCTATGATGTTGAAATCGGCTTTGAAAATGCTTGATGACCTCGGTGTTGAAGAAGAGAATATAAGATTTGATGATTTTGGTGGATGATGAAGATTGTTATTTTTTCTGTAATTGCTGCTTTTATTATTGGAATTTTTCAGCTTGTGATTTTTAAAAGTCGGAAGAAGAAGCACACCTGTACATGTTCTGCTGAAAAACCTGAGACTGCCTGCAGTGACGGAAAATGCTGCGACCAGTGATACCGTAACACGTGATACGTGATACGTGATGAGTTATGCGTTATGCGTTATGCGTGAAGGGGAAGGTAATTAGAGGTAGTTGAGGTATTAGGGGTTAAATACTGTGTCCTGTGAAATAACCAAAATAGAGAGATTGCTTCACTCCGCTCGAAATAACGAGTTGGTGGCGTCATTACGAGGGACAAAGTCCCGAAGTAATCTCAAGTGCAGTAAGGGAGATTGCTTCGTCGTCAGCACTCCTCGTAATGACGGCTCAACCTTCTTAACCACTTCACTACCTCCCCATCTCACTATTTTCCTATCTCACCAATTATAGATTTCATGTGGTTTTTTTGAATATCTTTTTGATTTTCTTTTTAAAACTTTTTGGTTCAATTTCGTTTATTTGAATATCCACTAAGTTACTATCAAAACCCATTCGTTTTGCTTTGTAAAAATATTCCGAAGCGGCTTCGGTAAGATTGGCCTTTTTGTATATCAATCCCATGAGGTAATAATTTTCGGAGTTATAAAATTCAATTTTTAGTAATTTCAGGCAATATTCTTTTGCTTCATGGAGCCTTCTTTCCTTTGTTAGCAGACATTTGACAATATATCGAATGTATTCCGGTTTGGATTCATCTTTTCTGTACGCATTTACAAACGCATCCAGGGCGTTGTTGATATCGCCCTCTTTATAAAAGTGAATCCCCTTTATAAAATAGGCTCTGCCGATGTCCCTGGCGTCCATGTCGGATGTATCAGGTTTGGTTTTATAGTCGAAACCCGCCTTGTTAATACTCGATAGTATTTCGTAAGCTTCATTAATCAGTCTGAAATGTTCTTCAGCCTCTTTCTGCTTCT includes these proteins:
- a CDS encoding J domain-containing protein is translated as MENSKLSIYYKILGISEGAPASEIRSHYLALCKKYHPDKLHNESAEKQKEAEEHFRLINEAYEILSSINKAGFDYKTKPDTSDMDARDIGRAYFIKGIHFYKEGDINNALDAFVNAYRKDESKPEYIRYIVKCLLTKERRLHEAKEYCLKLLKIEFYNSENYYLMGLIYKKANLTEAASEYFYKAKRMGFDSNLVDIQINEIEPKSFKKKIKKIFKKTT